A genomic region of Catalinimonas niigatensis contains the following coding sequences:
- a CDS encoding mandelate racemase/muconate lactonizing enzyme family protein: MSSKKIHELLKMPALKSSVQNGHSSVEVERKENQEKSNGRREFFQKAGLGGLALGGFMNKSIEETLEFSTQKVNKYSAPSDLKITDLRVVEIANAPMPCPVIRIDTNQGIYGLGEVRDHASPKYALFLKSRILGENPCNVDRIFKKIKQFGGHSRQAGGVCAVEMALWDLAGKAYNVPAYQLVGGKFRDKVRLYCDTAGSDDPVEYANRMKARVDQGFTFLKIDFGVQMIKDEENMVINRKMYDIGQQWSREYGSYGVTAHPFTGIQITDEGLEKMVEYVKQIRDIVGYEVPLAADHFGHFDTNECIRLGNALEPYRLAYLEDLVPWQYTEKWKEITNNITTPTLTGEDIFLKEEFIKLIDARAIDLIHPDLASSGGILETKKIGDYAEERGIPMMMHFAGTPVSMMANVHCAAATQNFIALEHHSVDIPWWEDLVTGDKPIVQDGHVTVPEKPGLGVELNEDVVKEHMKKGTKYFAPTPEWDTIDSADRLWS; the protein is encoded by the coding sequence ATGAGTTCAAAGAAAATACATGAGTTGCTGAAAATGCCTGCGCTAAAAAGTTCAGTTCAAAATGGCCATAGCTCCGTTGAGGTGGAGAGGAAGGAAAACCAGGAGAAAAGCAACGGGCGACGTGAGTTCTTTCAAAAAGCTGGTCTGGGTGGTTTGGCTTTGGGAGGGTTCATGAACAAATCCATTGAAGAGACCCTGGAGTTTTCTACGCAAAAAGTCAACAAATATTCTGCTCCTTCAGACTTGAAGATCACAGATCTGCGTGTAGTGGAAATAGCCAATGCACCTATGCCTTGTCCTGTCATCAGAATTGATACCAATCAGGGAATTTATGGTTTGGGCGAAGTCAGAGACCATGCCAGCCCTAAATATGCACTATTTCTGAAAAGCAGAATACTGGGAGAGAACCCTTGCAATGTGGACCGTATCTTCAAAAAGATCAAGCAATTCGGAGGACATTCACGTCAGGCTGGTGGCGTATGTGCGGTAGAAATGGCGCTCTGGGATTTGGCAGGCAAAGCCTATAATGTTCCGGCTTATCAGTTGGTAGGAGGCAAGTTCCGCGATAAGGTAAGACTTTACTGTGATACAGCAGGCTCAGACGACCCGGTAGAATATGCTAACAGAATGAAGGCCAGGGTAGATCAGGGCTTTACTTTCCTGAAAATAGACTTCGGTGTGCAGATGATCAAAGATGAAGAAAATATGGTCATCAACAGAAAAATGTATGATATTGGTCAGCAGTGGAGCCGGGAGTATGGAAGCTATGGTGTAACAGCTCACCCCTTTACAGGAATACAAATTACCGATGAAGGTCTGGAAAAAATGGTAGAATATGTGAAGCAGATCAGGGATATAGTAGGCTACGAAGTTCCTTTGGCTGCCGATCATTTTGGGCACTTTGATACCAATGAGTGTATCCGCCTGGGTAATGCTCTGGAGCCATATCGTTTAGCCTATCTGGAGGATCTGGTGCCCTGGCAGTATACTGAAAAGTGGAAGGAAATTACCAACAATATTACTACCCCTACGCTTACTGGTGAAGATATCTTCCTGAAAGAAGAGTTCATTAAGCTCATTGATGCACGTGCCATAGATTTGATTCATCCTGATCTCGCTTCATCGGGAGGAATTCTGGAAACCAAAAAGATTGGTGATTATGCAGAGGAAAGAGGTATTCCGATGATGATGCACTTTGCCGGTACTCCGGTGTCTATGATGGCCAATGTACATTGCGCAGCCGCTACTCAAAATTTCATCGCACTGGAGCACCACTCAGTAGACATCCCCTGGTGGGAAGACCTGGTCACCGGTGACAAGCCTATCGTTCAGGATGGCCATGTGACCGTTCCTGAGAAGCCGGGATTGGGTGTGGAACTGAACGAAGATGTGGTCAAAGAACACATGAAAAAGGGGACCAAATATTTTGCACCCACGCCTGAGTGGGATACCATAGACTCGGCCGACAGACTCTGGAGCTGA
- a CDS encoding bile acid:sodium symporter family protein, with amino-acid sequence MKQTKPIYKIILSLAAVCALAVIIMFFLDVGKTTGLVLTAFFLFLAIAFRGFPLLRGFSFTVIIFASVTIAMFYPSYFQEINGFDLKNLFNPLLQIIMFGMGTAMSIKDFAGVVKMPKGVFLGMFFQFTIMPFVGFGLANLLGVAPEIAAGIILIGASPSGLASNVMAYLAKANLALSVTLTAFATLLAPFITPNMMAWLGGEFVQVDVLGMMWSMVKIVVLPVTAGLVFNYFFHGKLKWLDDAMPIISMFGIAYIITIITAAGRDELLNVGLTLIVAGFFHNISGYFLGYWGARLSKMAERDCRTIALEVGMQNGGLASALANEMGKVATVGLAPAIFGPVMNITGSSLATYWRGKPVDEDDEQLKKGEREKTKLEHDKAAT; translated from the coding sequence ATGAAGCAGACAAAACCTATCTACAAGATTATCCTAAGTCTGGCCGCGGTCTGTGCGCTGGCAGTCATTATTATGTTTTTTCTGGATGTCGGGAAGACCACAGGGCTTGTACTTACCGCTTTTTTCCTTTTCCTGGCTATAGCTTTTCGGGGCTTCCCCTTACTTCGGGGCTTTTCTTTTACAGTCATCATCTTTGCCTCAGTCACCATAGCCATGTTTTACCCTTCCTACTTTCAGGAAATCAACGGCTTTGATCTTAAAAACCTATTCAATCCATTGCTGCAGATCATCATGTTTGGCATGGGTACAGCCATGAGTATCAAAGATTTTGCGGGCGTGGTGAAAATGCCAAAAGGTGTGTTTCTGGGAATGTTTTTTCAGTTTACCATCATGCCCTTTGTAGGTTTTGGCCTGGCCAATCTGTTGGGCGTCGCCCCTGAAATCGCTGCTGGTATCATCCTGATAGGAGCTTCCCCCAGTGGGCTGGCATCTAATGTCATGGCTTATCTTGCAAAAGCGAATTTAGCGCTATCCGTTACCCTTACTGCTTTTGCTACCCTTCTCGCTCCTTTTATCACACCCAATATGATGGCCTGGCTGGGTGGAGAATTTGTGCAGGTAGATGTATTAGGAATGATGTGGAGTATGGTAAAAATTGTTGTCTTACCTGTTACAGCAGGTTTGGTCTTTAATTACTTTTTCCACGGAAAACTCAAGTGGTTGGATGATGCCATGCCCATCATTTCTATGTTTGGCATCGCCTATATCATCACCATCATCACTGCTGCCGGTCGTGATGAATTGCTCAATGTGGGTTTAACGCTGATTGTTGCGGGTTTCTTTCACAATATTTCTGGTTATTTTCTGGGTTACTGGGGAGCACGCCTGTCCAAAATGGCAGAGCGAGATTGCCGTACCATTGCCCTGGAAGTAGGGATGCAAAACGGAGGTCTGGCTTCTGCGCTTGCCAATGAGATGGGCAAAGTAGCTACCGTAGGTTTGGCTCCGGCAATTTTTGGTCCGGTCATGAATATCACCGGCTCTTCACTGGCTACTTACTGGAGAGGGAAACCAGTTGATGAAGATGATGAGCAGCTTAAAAAAGGAGAGAGAGAGAAAACAAAACTGGAACATGACAAAGCAGCTACCTAA
- a CDS encoding AGE family epimerase/isomerase produces the protein MKTIYLFFSLSILLMACQSTSVNETEEAETATDFTDELRFELEDNLLKVWYPRTIDSTMGGFLSNFTYDWQQMERQEKMIVTQARHLWTLSKAAQLYPDESLYQEAARHGYEFLKENMWDKEYGGFYWLVDRSGKPIMEGVDNQLKRVYGNAFGIYALAAYSEISEDEEVLNFAQQAFRWLDEHAHDPELLGYHPTLTREGEVIDSSMFKQEFPTQSYYYKDQNTSIHVLEALTGLYHVWPNDTLEERLQEMFHLVRDKMVSDKGYLRLFFYNDWTPVSYLDSAETVREANYGIDHVSFGHDIETAYLLLEASEALEEYEYTQTLEKAKQMVDHTLDTGFDPENSGILERGYYLPGEEKITILDDRKNWWSQAEGLNSLYLFSTFYPEDSIYKKEFDRLWNYTKTYVIDHEHGDWYNYGLDTHPSSKNDQKAQIWKGNYHNGRTLFNLLRMAQQGNL, from the coding sequence ATGAAAACGATCTATCTATTCTTCTCATTATCCATCTTACTCATGGCCTGTCAGTCAACTTCTGTAAACGAAACAGAAGAAGCTGAAACCGCTACGGATTTTACCGACGAATTACGTTTTGAACTGGAAGATAACCTGCTCAAGGTCTGGTATCCCCGAACCATTGACAGTACTATGGGTGGATTTCTGAGCAACTTTACCTATGACTGGCAACAGATGGAGCGTCAGGAAAAAATGATTGTGACACAGGCGCGCCATCTGTGGACGCTTTCCAAAGCTGCTCAGCTGTATCCGGATGAGTCTTTGTACCAGGAAGCTGCCCGGCATGGGTATGAATTTCTGAAGGAGAATATGTGGGACAAAGAATATGGAGGCTTCTACTGGCTGGTAGACAGATCAGGTAAGCCTATCATGGAGGGAGTGGACAACCAGCTCAAACGGGTATATGGAAATGCTTTTGGAATTTATGCGCTGGCTGCTTATTCTGAAATTTCAGAGGATGAAGAAGTGTTAAATTTTGCTCAGCAGGCATTTCGCTGGTTGGATGAACATGCCCATGATCCTGAACTACTGGGGTATCATCCTACTCTGACACGGGAAGGAGAGGTGATTGACAGCAGCATGTTTAAGCAGGAATTTCCCACACAAAGCTATTATTACAAAGATCAGAATACCAGCATACATGTGCTGGAAGCCCTGACTGGACTTTACCATGTATGGCCAAATGATACACTGGAAGAAAGACTGCAAGAAATGTTTCATCTGGTGAGAGACAAAATGGTATCAGACAAGGGCTATCTGCGGCTCTTCTTTTACAATGACTGGACTCCGGTATCCTACCTGGATTCAGCGGAAACCGTGAGGGAAGCCAATTATGGGATTGATCATGTATCCTTTGGTCATGATATTGAAACAGCTTATCTGCTACTGGAAGCTTCCGAAGCATTGGAAGAATATGAGTACACGCAGACTTTGGAGAAAGCCAAACAGATGGTAGACCATACCCTGGATACTGGTTTTGATCCTGAAAATAGCGGGATTCTGGAAAGGGGCTATTATTTGCCGGGAGAGGAAAAGATTACCATTCTGGATGATAGAAAAAACTGGTGGTCGCAGGCAGAAGGACTGAATTCGCTGTACCTCTTTTCCACTTTCTATCCGGAGGATAGCATTTATAAAAAGGAGTTTGACAGATTATGGAATTATACCAAAACCTATGTGATAGATCATGAACATGGAGACTGGTATAACTACGGATTAGATACCCATCCTTCATCCAAAAATGACCAAAAAGCACAAATCTGGAAAGGAAATTATCATAATGGGCGCACCTTGTTTAATTTACTGAGGATGGCTCAGCAAGGAAACCTGTGA